In Streptomyces sp. NBC_01439, the following are encoded in one genomic region:
- a CDS encoding threonine aldolase family protein — protein sequence MTIGSFETVDLRSDTVTRPGTGMRAAMAAAEVGDDLFGEDPTVRALEDRLARLFGFSGALFTPSGVMANQIALQLLVGPGEELVCDAEAHVLAHEEASPARYGGIQTRTVTAERGVVTAALLAGVIRRGNPYTLGTRAVEVEQTHTRAGGTVHPLDTLRAVRELTSGAGLAVHMDGARIWNAMAATDTSAHQYGRTADSLSVCLSKGLGAPVGSVLLLSAERLPRARKLRHGLGGGMRQSGILAAAGLYALDHHVERIVEDHANAALLAAGLRDAGFTVRPPETNIVLIEVPGADEVVARAAQEGVLVTAPGPETVRLVTHLDAGRQACRRALGVLAAVMTDVVTGSRDTAAAGRS from the coding sequence ATGACCATCGGGAGTTTCGAGACGGTCGATCTGCGCAGTGACACGGTGACCCGGCCGGGTACCGGGATGCGGGCCGCGATGGCCGCGGCCGAGGTCGGCGACGACCTGTTCGGTGAGGACCCGACCGTCCGCGCGCTGGAGGACCGGCTCGCCAGGCTCTTCGGCTTCTCCGGCGCCCTGTTCACCCCGTCCGGGGTGATGGCCAACCAGATCGCCCTGCAGCTCCTCGTCGGCCCCGGCGAGGAGCTGGTGTGCGACGCCGAGGCACACGTCCTGGCGCACGAGGAGGCCTCCCCGGCCCGCTACGGCGGGATCCAGACGCGCACGGTGACGGCGGAGCGCGGGGTGGTGACCGCGGCCCTGCTGGCCGGGGTCATCCGGCGGGGGAACCCGTACACGCTCGGCACCCGTGCGGTGGAAGTGGAGCAGACCCACACCCGGGCCGGCGGCACGGTCCACCCGCTGGACACGCTGCGCGCCGTACGGGAACTGACGTCCGGCGCGGGCCTGGCGGTCCACATGGACGGGGCCCGGATCTGGAACGCGATGGCGGCGACCGACACTTCGGCGCACCAGTACGGGCGGACGGCCGACTCGCTGTCCGTGTGCCTGTCGAAGGGGCTGGGCGCGCCCGTCGGGTCGGTGCTCCTGCTGTCGGCCGAAAGGCTACCGCGGGCCCGGAAGTTGCGGCACGGTCTGGGCGGCGGCATGCGCCAGTCGGGCATCCTGGCGGCTGCGGGACTGTACGCCCTGGACCACCACGTGGAGCGGATCGTCGAGGACCACGCCAACGCCGCGCTGCTGGCGGCGGGGCTGCGGGACGCGGGGTTCACCGTGCGCCCGCCGGAGACCAACATCGTCCTCATCGAGGTTCCCGGCGCCGACGAGGTCGTCGCACGGGCCGCGCAGGAAGGAGTACTGGTGACCGCGCCCGGCCCGGAGACGGTCCGGCTGGTCACTCATCTGGACGCAGGACGACAGGCGTGCCGGCGGGCCCTCGGGGTGCTGGCCGCCGTGATGACCGATGTCGTCACCGGGTCGCGGGACACCGCGGCCGCGGGACGCTCGTAA
- a CDS encoding acyl-CoA dehydrogenase family protein: MTSQAVGGNGTGGQGPATAERWRVREDEDSLFRQLRLTVRQGLEVDGDTPVGAWEALTQVGAWEFALPIGHDGLDLGQAVIAMVCEEAGNAMQPVPLTDTLLALDLIAGLGPLAPEAADNVLDQVRTGGLELAVPGRLPDPRGTVPPGITWKPDADTGAVVLTGTGGPFAAGVGPGALLVLAGGPDGPCVALVPLPTEGVRVRPLRDHGGGAVASAVFDEVRLPAEAVLLSGLAAEQALARVGLRAAVHQASLLAGITAAALTAVVSRIRGRQQFGQALVKHQGPRLRVAGLLARLDAVRWAVGDAARDLDEDRLTAGEAAGLIALTAETTLDVTRDAVHLHGASGLVRDGLVAGCYRRAAWEAMRCGRPAHLWDLAAHTP; this comes from the coding sequence GTGACTTCACAGGCGGTAGGCGGGAACGGCACGGGCGGCCAGGGCCCGGCGACGGCCGAGCGCTGGCGGGTGCGGGAGGACGAGGACTCGCTCTTCCGGCAGCTCCGGCTCACGGTGCGCCAGGGCCTGGAGGTCGACGGGGACACCCCCGTCGGTGCCTGGGAGGCGCTGACCCAGGTCGGCGCGTGGGAGTTCGCCCTGCCCATCGGCCACGACGGCCTCGACCTCGGCCAGGCGGTCATCGCCATGGTGTGCGAGGAGGCGGGCAACGCGATGCAGCCCGTCCCGCTGACCGACACCCTCCTCGCCCTGGACCTGATCGCCGGCCTCGGCCCGCTGGCCCCCGAAGCCGCCGACAACGTCCTGGACCAGGTGCGCACCGGAGGACTGGAACTCGCCGTGCCGGGCCGGCTGCCCGATCCGCGCGGCACCGTACCGCCGGGCATCACCTGGAAGCCGGACGCGGACACCGGCGCCGTCGTCCTCACCGGAACCGGTGGCCCCTTCGCCGCCGGAGTCGGCCCGGGCGCCCTGCTGGTCCTGGCCGGCGGTCCCGACGGCCCGTGCGTGGCGCTCGTACCCCTGCCCACCGAGGGCGTCCGGGTCCGCCCGTTGCGCGACCACGGCGGGGGAGCCGTCGCCAGTGCCGTTTTCGACGAGGTGCGGCTGCCCGCCGAGGCGGTGCTGCTGAGCGGACTCGCCGCCGAACAGGCCCTCGCCCGCGTGGGGCTGCGCGCGGCCGTCCACCAGGCCTCGCTGCTGGCCGGCATCACGGCGGCCGCCCTGACCGCGGTCGTCTCCCGGATCCGCGGCCGGCAGCAGTTCGGCCAGGCCCTGGTCAAACACCAGGGCCCCCGGCTGCGCGTGGCGGGCCTGCTGGCCCGCCTCGACGCCGTGCGCTGGGCCGTGGGGGACGCGGCCCGCGACCTCGACGAGGACCGGCTCACCGCGGGGGAGGCCGCGGGACTGATCGCCCTCACGGCGGAGACCACCCTCGACGTGACCCGTGACGCGGTCCACCTGCACGGCGCCTCGGGCCTGGTCCGCGACGGCCTGGTGGCGGGCTGCTACCGGCGCGCGGCCTGGGAGGCCATGCGCTGCGGGCGTCCCGCCCACCTCTGGGACCTCGCCGCGCACACGCCCTGA
- a CDS encoding DUF2461 family protein, producing the protein MTFSGFPPSALRLYEDLAADNSKEAWRLRHRERYERDVRAPMDELAAELGAHFAESTGWGGVQVLGPVRDTRMSHDKSPYKSYQGAYLDLLPCLGLWVHLDRDGLYASGRWYPYAGAEVARYRAAVEEEDGGAELAAIAGRLEEQGFVLGGDRLKSRPRGVPADHPRLDLLRHRKIDAGRRLGPDAGLHTARAGELVRETWHLVRPLLDWMAARELTPRPRERGVDVPS; encoded by the coding sequence GTGACCTTCAGCGGCTTCCCGCCCTCGGCACTGCGCCTGTACGAGGACCTCGCGGCCGACAACAGCAAGGAGGCGTGGCGGCTGCGCCACCGCGAGCGGTACGAGCGTGACGTACGTGCGCCGATGGACGAGCTGGCCGCTGAACTGGGCGCGCATTTCGCGGAGTCGACCGGATGGGGCGGGGTGCAGGTGCTCGGCCCGGTCCGGGACACCCGGATGTCCCACGACAAGTCCCCGTACAAGAGCTACCAGGGCGCCTATCTGGACCTGCTGCCCTGTCTGGGCCTCTGGGTGCACCTGGACCGGGACGGCCTGTACGCCTCCGGCCGCTGGTACCCGTACGCCGGGGCCGAGGTCGCCCGGTACCGCGCCGCCGTCGAGGAGGAGGACGGCGGCGCGGAGCTGGCCGCGATCGCGGGCCGGCTGGAGGAGCAGGGGTTCGTCCTGGGCGGCGACCGGCTCAAGTCCCGGCCGCGGGGGGTCCCGGCGGACCACCCGCGGCTGGACCTGCTGCGCCACCGCAAGATCGACGCGGGGCGCCGCCTCGGTCCGGACGCCGGGCTGCACACGGCGCGCGCCGGGGAGCTGGTGCGGGAGACCTGGCACCTGGTGCGCCCGCTGCTGGACTGGATGGCGGCCCGCGAACTCACCCCACGGCCCCGCGAACGAGGAGTTGACGTACCGTCATGA
- a CDS encoding GNAT family N-acetyltransferase gives MSLEVRPATADLWDDIRQVLQPKKSAHTCWCMAWRLSTGEYGRLTADERGEHLRGLMEKADPPPGVLGFLDGEVAGWCNVAPRRQLDRLTASKTITPVDDLPVWSVTCFVVRKDFRGKGVASGLLEGAVEHARAHGAPAVEGYPVDPEGGRVNPTLAYVGTMDMFERAGFRRVHRTEAKSDKRHRWVMRRDLV, from the coding sequence ATGAGTTTAGAAGTACGGCCCGCCACGGCGGATCTGTGGGACGACATCCGCCAGGTGCTCCAGCCGAAGAAGAGCGCGCACACGTGCTGGTGCATGGCGTGGCGGCTGTCCACCGGCGAGTACGGGCGGCTCACGGCGGACGAGCGGGGCGAGCACCTGCGCGGCCTCATGGAGAAGGCCGATCCGCCGCCCGGGGTCCTCGGTTTCCTGGACGGCGAGGTGGCGGGCTGGTGCAACGTGGCCCCGCGCCGGCAGCTCGACCGGCTGACCGCCTCGAAGACGATCACACCGGTGGACGATCTGCCCGTGTGGTCGGTGACCTGTTTCGTCGTGCGCAAGGACTTCCGCGGCAAGGGGGTCGCCTCGGGTCTGCTGGAGGGGGCCGTCGAACACGCGCGCGCCCACGGCGCACCGGCCGTCGAGGGGTATCCGGTGGATCCGGAGGGCGGCCGGGTGAACCCGACGCTCGCCTACGTCGGGACGATGGACATGTTCGAGCGGGCGGGCTTCCGCCGGGTCCACCGCACCGAGGCCAAGAGCGACAAGCGGCACCGCTGGGTGATGCGCCGCGACCTGGTCTGA
- the glyA gene encoding serine hydroxymethyltransferase: MSLTLPAPVTEPELPAAPGPGPGSGPDPDLVDFAGHAATRLRERDGELYTLLARESARQRDTLMMVAASSVADPSVLACEGSALGNLTAEGFPGNRYHAGCGVADEIERLAIDRACAAFGARDAIVQPHSGSSANLAVITALLNPGDSLLGLDLDCGGHLTHGSPASVTGRYYRAHGYRVTPEGLLDYDQIRELALEHRPKLIVCGASAYPRSIDFARFREIADEANAYLLADISHIAGLVAAGLHQSPVDHAHVTTTSTYKQLYGPRGGLILLGKEARKAGPERGTLAATLRRAVFPFTQGTPDLASVAAKARALDFVASPDFAEVAKRLADGAQAIAERLLDRGFRLVTGGTDTHMVLLDLRGTGVTGDVAEQALESCGIVVNRNRVPGDTTPVRVTGGLRLGTNTLAARGMDHAVAAECADLVADVLTALRAQGGALPDALRDRVRTRVSELCAAHPLPGYLP; the protein is encoded by the coding sequence ATGAGTCTCACCCTGCCCGCGCCCGTCACCGAGCCGGAGCTGCCCGCGGCACCCGGCCCCGGCCCCGGTTCCGGACCCGATCCCGACCTGGTCGATTTCGCCGGGCACGCCGCGACACGGCTCAGAGAGCGCGACGGCGAGCTGTACACGCTGCTGGCCCGGGAGTCGGCGCGCCAGCGCGACACCCTGATGATGGTCGCGGCGTCCAGCGTCGCCGACCCCTCCGTGCTGGCCTGCGAGGGCAGCGCGCTCGGCAACCTGACCGCCGAGGGCTTCCCCGGGAACCGCTACCACGCCGGCTGCGGGGTCGCCGACGAGATCGAACGCCTCGCGATCGACCGGGCGTGCGCGGCGTTCGGGGCCCGGGACGCGATCGTGCAGCCGCACTCCGGGTCCTCCGCCAACCTCGCCGTGATCACGGCGCTGCTGAACCCCGGTGACTCCCTGCTCGGGCTGGACCTGGACTGCGGGGGCCACCTCACCCACGGCTCCCCCGCCTCGGTGACCGGCCGCTACTACCGCGCCCACGGCTACCGGGTGACACCGGAGGGGCTGCTCGATTACGACCAGATCCGCGAACTGGCCCTGGAGCACCGCCCGAAGCTGATCGTCTGCGGGGCGAGCGCGTACCCGCGCAGCATCGACTTCGCCCGCTTCCGGGAGATCGCGGACGAGGCCAACGCCTATCTGCTGGCCGACATCTCGCACATCGCGGGTCTGGTCGCGGCCGGCCTCCACCAGAGCCCCGTCGACCACGCCCACGTGACCACCACCAGCACCTACAAGCAGTTGTACGGCCCGCGCGGCGGTCTGATCCTGCTCGGCAAGGAGGCCCGCAAGGCCGGACCGGAGCGCGGCACCCTGGCAGCGACCCTGCGCCGCGCCGTGTTCCCCTTCACGCAGGGCACGCCCGACCTGGCCTCGGTGGCGGCCAAGGCGCGGGCCCTGGACTTCGTGGCGAGCCCGGACTTCGCGGAGGTCGCCAAGCGGCTGGCCGACGGCGCGCAGGCGATCGCGGAGCGGCTCCTGGACCGGGGGTTCCGGCTGGTCACGGGCGGTACGGACACCCACATGGTGCTCCTCGACCTGCGCGGCACCGGCGTCACCGGGGACGTCGCCGAGCAGGCCCTGGAGTCCTGCGGGATCGTGGTCAACCGCAACCGGGTCCCCGGCGACACCACACCGGTCCGGGTGACCGGCGGACTGCGGCTCGGCACCAACACGCTGGCCGCGCGCGGGATGGACCACGCGGTGGCCGCCGAGTGCGCCGACCTGGTCGCCGACGTCCTCACGGCGCTGCGCGCGCAGGGCGGCGCACTGCCGGACGCGCTGCGCGACCGGGTGCGCACCCGGGTCTCGGAGCTGTGCGCCGCCCACCCCCTGCCGGGGTACCTGCCGTGA